A window of Deltaproteobacteria bacterium contains these coding sequences:
- a CDS encoding fumarylacetoacetate hydrolase family protein, with amino-acid sequence MKLATTKSHGLAIVQNDTLIPIQGILPSGASMIDLIEQYDQIKGKLAELAAKGGGVKLDAKELKPPVERPSKIYAAAGNYKRGTGGLDAGVGRGSASTVSPDELLENIFLKPPSAIAGPEDNIIIPKSADSIFPELELCVVIGKKTRHLDKSQAMTAVFGYTIMQDVTARGFGKSKNLGGTRSVRKGFETFAPIGPWITTADEIRDPHNLSMKLWINGELAQSAKTDAMINDIPTQISFLSSVTTLYPGDLLTTGNPDSPEFQAKLKPGDVLRSEIEGIGAMNQGVAKEA; translated from the coding sequence ATGAAACTTGCGACGACCAAATCCCATGGCCTGGCCATCGTGCAAAACGACACGCTGATTCCGATCCAAGGCATCCTGCCGAGCGGCGCGTCGATGATCGATTTGATCGAACAGTACGATCAAATAAAAGGTAAGCTCGCGGAGCTGGCCGCCAAAGGGGGCGGTGTCAAACTCGACGCGAAAGAGCTCAAGCCGCCAGTGGAACGGCCATCGAAAATCTATGCCGCCGCCGGCAATTACAAGCGCGGCACCGGCGGCCTCGATGCTGGAGTTGGCCGCGGCAGCGCGTCCACCGTCTCGCCGGATGAGTTGCTGGAAAACATTTTCTTAAAACCCCCCTCGGCGATCGCCGGACCAGAAGACAACATCATCATTCCCAAAAGCGCCGACTCGATTTTTCCTGAGCTCGAACTCTGTGTCGTCATTGGCAAAAAAACTCGCCACCTGGACAAGTCGCAAGCGATGACCGCGGTTTTTGGCTATACCATTATGCAAGATGTCACCGCGCGCGGCTTCGGCAAGAGCAAGAACCTGGGCGGCACCCGCAGCGTGCGCAAAGGCTTTGAAACCTTTGCCCCCATCGGCCCATGGATCACCACGGCGGATGAAATCCGCGACCCGCATAATCTCTCGATGAAGCTGTGGATCAACGGCGAGCTCGCCCAGTCGGCCAAGACCGATGCGATGATCAACGATATTCCCACGCAGATCAGCTTTCTCTCCTCGGTGACAACGCTCTACCCCGGTGACCTCCTCACCACCGGCAATCCCGATTCGCCGGAGTTCCAAGCCAAACTCAAGCCTGGCGACGTTCTGAGATCGGAAATCGAAGGCATCGGCGCCATGAACCAAGGCGTCGCGAAAGAAGCGTGA
- the prmA gene encoding 50S ribosomal protein L11 methyltransferase: MSQTWLQLAVIAAPESFDAIANFLIERGSPGVALRKQEVRGYFAEPFDIAVMRRDVQKFLTAIERYYPNRTKPRIAWRVIRGEDWNKRWRKFIKPQRVGGKFWLTPPWIPVPKMRGRHVITIEPGMAFGTGSHATTRGCLELIERVARRFKKNPWTALDVGTGSGILSIALVKLGAARVWAVDNDPIAIQVAQENLQINGAAKKVRLSGSDLAKIRRVFPLVVANITAETIVELSAALAKKVAPRGYVILSGILNARAQRVIDVMAAAGAVLLERKREGQWTSLLLRRQ, from the coding sequence GTGTCTCAGACTTGGCTACAGCTCGCCGTGATCGCGGCGCCGGAAAGCTTCGATGCGATCGCGAATTTCTTAATCGAGCGCGGCTCGCCCGGCGTGGCGCTCAGAAAACAAGAAGTGCGCGGTTATTTTGCCGAGCCTTTCGATATCGCGGTGATGCGCCGTGATGTGCAGAAATTTCTGACGGCGATCGAGCGCTACTATCCGAACCGGACCAAGCCACGAATCGCCTGGCGTGTCATCCGCGGCGAGGATTGGAACAAGCGCTGGCGCAAGTTCATCAAACCTCAAAGAGTCGGGGGAAAATTTTGGCTTACGCCGCCGTGGATACCGGTGCCGAAGATGCGCGGGCGGCACGTAATCACTATTGAGCCGGGCATGGCCTTTGGCACCGGCAGCCATGCGACGACGCGCGGCTGTTTAGAGTTGATCGAACGAGTGGCGCGGCGATTTAAAAAAAATCCGTGGACTGCCCTCGATGTGGGCACCGGGTCGGGGATATTGTCGATTGCATTGGTTAAACTTGGCGCGGCGCGAGTGTGGGCGGTCGACAACGATCCGATCGCGATCCAAGTCGCGCAGGAAAATCTGCAGATCAACGGAGCGGCGAAAAAAGTTCGCCTGTCGGGAAGCGATCTGGCCAAGATTCGCCGCGTGTTTCCTCTCGTGGTCGCTAACATCACCGCCGAAACGATTGTCGAGCTCAGCGCGGCGCTGGCAAAAAAAGTTGCGCCGAGAGGTTACGTGATCCTGTCGGGCATTCTCAATGCCCGAGCCCAACGGGTGATCGATGTCATGGCCGCCGCAGGCGCGGTTTTGCTCGAACGCAAACGCGAGGGGCAATGGACATCGCTATTGCTGCGCCGCCAGTGA
- a CDS encoding 16S rRNA (uracil(1498)-N(3))-methyltransferase translates to MPRFFLLRANIDGRRGIISGAELDHLSKVSRLRPGDSITVFDDEGWEHRAVVRVLTSELGEIEIQDSYRAARESPLPITLALGLTKGDKMDFVVEKATELGVHTIVPFTSEFTVPKLDARKIAQRTERWRKIALSAAKQCGRTRVPNIEPLTPYAVLLSGAPVQGELRLLFWEKENARTLDRVHAEQKQVSAMTVVVGAEGGFSAKEVDQAVQQGILAVGLGPRILRAETAAVTVLALVQFLWGDLS, encoded by the coding sequence ATGCCGCGGTTCTTCTTGCTACGAGCAAACATCGACGGGCGCCGTGGAATCATTTCCGGCGCGGAGCTTGATCATCTGTCGAAAGTTTCGCGGCTGCGCCCGGGCGATAGCATTACCGTCTTTGACGATGAAGGTTGGGAACATCGCGCGGTGGTTCGAGTGCTGACGTCCGAACTGGGTGAGATCGAGATTCAAGATTCCTATCGCGCAGCGCGCGAATCGCCGCTGCCGATCACGCTTGCCCTCGGCTTGACCAAGGGTGACAAAATGGACTTCGTCGTTGAGAAGGCGACCGAGTTGGGCGTGCACACCATTGTCCCGTTCACGTCGGAATTTACCGTGCCCAAGCTCGACGCGCGAAAGATTGCCCAGCGCACCGAGCGCTGGCGCAAAATCGCCTTGAGCGCCGCCAAACAGTGTGGGCGCACGCGAGTGCCGAACATTGAACCGCTCACACCGTATGCCGTTCTGCTGAGTGGCGCGCCAGTGCAAGGAGAGTTGCGGTTGTTGTTTTGGGAGAAGGAAAATGCTCGGACGCTCGATCGTGTCCACGCCGAGCAAAAGCAAGTCAGTGCCATGACCGTCGTCGTCGGAGCTGAAGGCGGTTTTAGCGCTAAAGAGGTTGATCAAGCGGTTCAACAGGGTATTTTAGCCGTGGGTTTAGGCCCGCGCATTCTGCGCGCTGAGACGGCGGCAGTGACCGTGCTGGCGCTGGTTCAGTTTCTCTGGGGCGATTTGAGTTGA
- the gshB gene encoding glutathione synthase, which translates to MKVLRIGVVMDPVDKINIDKDTTFVLMLEAQRRGHEIYFMEVDDLFVRAGTPYGRFRRLDLARATPHYQLGTPATSPLHDFDSVWMRKDPPFDMKFFFATHLLSLIDQNQCFVMNNPKGLREANEKLYALRFPEQIPQTMVSSDMERLKTFMIELGGEMIVKPLDGCGGSGVFYLNEQDRNTNSILEAATDNGRRLVMGQRYLPEIRQGDKRIIVLNGEPIGAVLRVPLESETRGNIHVGGQVVKTEVTARDKEICAALAPLLRADGLYFVGLDVIGSFLTEVNVTSPTGIQEIDALNNARIETDVIDFVERQVEKLAGR; encoded by the coding sequence ATGAAAGTGCTTAGAATCGGGGTCGTCATGGACCCCGTCGACAAAATCAACATCGATAAAGACACCACGTTTGTGCTGATGCTCGAAGCGCAGCGGCGCGGCCATGAGATCTACTTCATGGAAGTCGACGATCTATTCGTACGCGCCGGCACGCCCTACGGACGTTTTCGCCGCCTCGACCTGGCGCGCGCCACGCCGCACTATCAGCTTGGCACGCCGGCGACGAGCCCCTTGCACGACTTCGACAGCGTCTGGATGCGCAAGGACCCGCCCTTTGACATGAAGTTTTTTTTCGCGACTCATCTGCTGAGCTTGATCGATCAGAACCAGTGCTTTGTCATGAACAATCCCAAAGGCCTGCGCGAAGCCAACGAAAAGCTTTACGCGCTGCGTTTTCCTGAACAGATTCCGCAAACCATGGTAAGCAGCGACATGGAGCGCTTGAAAACCTTCATGATCGAGTTGGGCGGCGAAATGATCGTCAAGCCGCTCGACGGCTGCGGTGGCAGCGGGGTTTTCTATTTGAACGAACAGGACCGCAATACCAATTCGATTCTCGAAGCGGCGACGGACAACGGCCGGCGCTTGGTCATGGGGCAGCGCTATCTCCCAGAGATACGCCAAGGCGACAAACGGATTATCGTGTTAAACGGCGAACCGATCGGCGCCGTCCTGCGCGTGCCGCTCGAGTCGGAAACCCGCGGCAACATCCACGTCGGCGGGCAAGTGGTGAAAACTGAAGTAACCGCGCGCGACAAAGAAATCTGCGCCGCATTGGCGCCGCTGTTGCGCGCCGATGGATTGTATTTTGTCGGACTGGATGTGATCGGCAGCTTTCTAACCGAGGTAAACGTTACGAGCCCCACCGGCATCCAGGAAATTGACGCGCTGAACAACGCGCGCATCGAGACCGACGTAATCGATTTCGTCGAGCGGCAGGTCGAAAAACTTGCTGGTCGTTGA
- a CDS encoding VCBS repeat-containing protein: MDIGPPTTTDNAPAGWVGSDSTVTLMPSDGSGSAVAITQYCTDTTNTCAPLTTGTSVLVSCPTGSTCQTYVRYRSVDNVGNSEAVKSALVRIDKAAAPTGITLTYNGKLRDKVGQRDRARDADGTIDGVFTVALSPGSANRSVTRLELRNTAIPGGIWNTQVDDSWTLGAAAGLDSPLLNAGDDSVNFVVSDGGNFKIFAADYEGRMFGNGVKFTLTVEFGDGTSASDSVRLPFFDFDGDGKSDIGIYRDGTWIIKPSGGGANIVESLGAASDIPVPADYDGDGKTDIAIYRTNGEWEIKRSSDRQVMKVGFGGPAFIPVPGDYDGDGKADIAVYLDGGVWSILRSSDGGNTVVAHGGVGWDAVAADYDGDGKTDIAVHFGGAWSILYSSDSRNPKVPFVLGHGGPAWSPIPADYDGDGRADVAVYHPVGAWSVVQSVNNTNVVYGHGGSTAEPVPADYDGDGKADIAVYFPDGASAGAWSIKRSSDNGITSVAHGGASQDLPLN; this comes from the coding sequence GTGGATATCGGGCCGCCGACCACAACCGACAATGCGCCCGCGGGTTGGGTCGGTTCCGACAGCACGGTAACGCTGATGCCGAGTGATGGAAGTGGTTCCGCTGTCGCCATTACGCAGTACTGCACGGATACGACCAACACCTGTGCACCGTTAACGACCGGGACATCAGTTCTAGTCTCTTGTCCGACAGGATCAACCTGTCAGACCTATGTGCGCTATCGCTCGGTGGATAATGTGGGCAACTCAGAGGCCGTGAAAAGCGCGCTGGTGAGAATCGATAAGGCCGCAGCACCCACGGGTATTACTTTAACCTACAACGGCAAGCTGCGCGACAAGGTGGGGCAGAGAGATAGGGCGCGGGATGCCGACGGCACCATCGACGGCGTGTTCACCGTGGCCCTGAGTCCCGGCAGCGCTAATCGCAGCGTGACCCGGTTGGAACTCAGAAACACCGCCATTCCAGGCGGCATCTGGAACACACAAGTGGATGATTCATGGACCTTGGGAGCCGCGGCAGGATTGGATAGCCCGCTGCTCAATGCGGGCGATGACTCGGTGAACTTTGTCGTCAGCGACGGCGGCAATTTTAAGATATTTGCGGCGGACTATGAAGGAAGAATGTTTGGTAATGGGGTCAAGTTTACTTTGACGGTCGAGTTCGGCGACGGAACTTCGGCCTCGGATAGCGTGAGACTGCCGTTTTTCGATTTCGACGGCGACGGCAAGAGCGATATCGGAATCTATCGCGATGGGACTTGGATAATAAAGCCATCCGGGGGTGGGGCGAACATTGTGGAAAGCTTGGGCGCAGCGAGCGATATTCCGGTGCCGGCCGATTACGACGGCGACGGCAAAACTGACATAGCGATTTACCGAACCAACGGGGAATGGGAGATCAAACGCAGCTCGGACCGGCAAGTGATGAAAGTTGGATTTGGGGGGCCGGCGTTCATTCCGGTTCCCGGCGATTACGACGGGGATGGCAAAGCGGATATCGCGGTCTATTTGGACGGCGGCGTGTGGTCGATCCTGAGGTCATCGGATGGCGGGAACACCGTGGTGGCGCACGGGGGAGTGGGCTGGGATGCGGTGGCAGCCGATTACGACGGCGACGGCAAGACGGACATCGCCGTGCATTTCGGCGGTGCCTGGTCGATCTTGTACAGTTCGGATAGCCGCAATCCAAAAGTCCCGTTTGTATTGGGTCATGGCGGTCCTGCGTGGAGCCCGATTCCCGCCGACTACGACGGCGACGGTAGGGCGGACGTGGCGGTGTATCATCCTGTCGGCGCTTGGTCGGTGGTGCAATCGGTCAACAATACCAATGTGGTGTATGGTCATGGCGGCTCGACTGCCGAACCTGTGCCGGCCGACTATGACGGCGACGGCAAAGCAGATATTGCTGTGTATTTTCCTGATGGAGCCAGCGCCGGAGCATGGTCAATCAAGCGGTCGTCGGATAACGGAATTACTAGCGTGGCACATGGCGGTGCGTCCCAGGATCTTCCGCTAAACTGA
- a CDS encoding putative toxin-antitoxin system toxin component, PIN family, with protein sequence MRVVLDTNILVSSLISPAGHPATIYDAWQDGKFTLLICTEHLAELRATLQKPRIAKLIKPHRAGRLVNQVKELAEEISRLPRVKRSPDPNDDFLLALSEAGNADYLVTGDKSGLLSLERHKSTQILTARKFAALLAN encoded by the coding sequence ATGCGTGTGGTGCTCGACACCAATATTTTGGTGTCCTCGTTGATTTCTCCTGCCGGTCATCCCGCCACCATATACGATGCTTGGCAAGACGGTAAATTTACGCTGTTGATCTGCACTGAGCATCTCGCCGAGTTACGCGCCACACTGCAAAAACCGCGCATCGCAAAACTCATCAAACCCCATCGAGCAGGCCGCCTTGTAAATCAAGTCAAGGAACTCGCGGAGGAGATTAGTCGATTACCGCGGGTAAAACGCTCGCCCGACCCGAACGATGATTTTCTGCTTGCTTTGTCCGAAGCAGGCAATGCCGACTATCTGGTGACGGGTGACAAAAGTGGCTTGCTCTCATTAGAGCGCCACAAATCTACGCAAATCCTAACCGCAAGAAAATTCGCCGCGTTACTGGCAAATTGA
- a CDS encoding amidohydrolase family protein, with protein sequence MILCHNARLLTLDKLRPVLERQQILVDNGVIAAVGKDLKIAGLPIRQRIDCTGKIVMPGLINTHSHLTEILQRSFRDNLRMEVWRGYRARTEELANPTAAEIGAAAALACAEMLKNGVTAVVDHFSTRPGLSEPKMMAIVRAFEQTGIRGVLTPSLLDRDFVEIVAAKRAARAQAKKPKVPWQEQVLPMLSHLKQSAATVSLMLGPSSPFSCSDELVREVVEMAEQHDLGIHTHLLETKLQRWGGRQLYPEGLGKRMQRLGLFSQRLSAAHCVWVNEREMDAMAAAGVNAVHNPASNLKLGSGIAPVVAMKKRGINVSLGTDGGDTSDSYTIFEQIRLAALLSRVNTENSDEWVTALDALRMGTINGAQAVPAWRGKIGKIAKGYRADLVILRPNLRLTPAADVVNQLVFCESGQSVDTVMVDGKIVVKDGRLLSMREEEVMRKVLPISRRMQRHYRALVHQEPPQSESTVRQLYRKAFDV encoded by the coding sequence ATGATACTCTGTCACAATGCACGCCTGTTGACCTTAGACAAACTGCGGCCGGTTTTAGAAAGACAGCAGATCCTAGTCGATAACGGCGTGATTGCCGCCGTTGGCAAAGACCTCAAGATCGCTGGCTTGCCCATCCGCCAGCGCATCGACTGCACGGGCAAGATCGTCATGCCCGGCCTCATCAATACCCATTCGCATCTGACCGAGATATTACAGCGCAGCTTTCGCGACAATCTGCGCATGGAAGTTTGGCGTGGCTATCGCGCGCGTACCGAAGAATTGGCCAATCCCACGGCGGCGGAGATCGGTGCAGCGGCCGCGCTCGCTTGCGCCGAGATGCTGAAGAACGGAGTGACGGCGGTGGTCGATCATTTCTCGACCCGACCGGGACTTTCCGAGCCGAAAATGATGGCGATCGTTAGGGCGTTCGAGCAGACCGGCATTCGCGGTGTGTTAACACCGTCGCTGCTCGATCGGGATTTTGTCGAGATCGTCGCGGCTAAACGAGCTGCGCGGGCACAGGCTAAAAAACCGAAGGTTCCCTGGCAAGAACAAGTTCTACCGATGCTATCGCATCTAAAACAATCCGCCGCAACTGTGTCGTTAATGTTGGGTCCTTCGTCGCCGTTTAGCTGCAGCGACGAGTTGGTGCGGGAAGTGGTTGAGATGGCGGAGCAGCATGATTTAGGCATTCACACCCACTTACTTGAAACCAAGCTGCAGCGTTGGGGCGGCCGCCAGCTTTATCCCGAAGGCTTGGGCAAGCGCATGCAGCGGCTCGGCTTGTTTTCGCAACGGCTGTCGGCGGCGCACTGTGTGTGGGTCAACGAGAGAGAGATGGATGCGATGGCCGCGGCGGGGGTTAACGCGGTGCACAATCCGGCGAGCAATCTCAAACTGGGCAGCGGCATCGCACCGGTGGTGGCGATGAAAAAACGCGGCATTAACGTGTCGCTCGGCACCGACGGCGGCGATACCAGCGATAGCTACACGATATTCGAACAGATTCGCCTGGCGGCGCTGCTGTCACGGGTGAATACCGAAAATTCCGATGAATGGGTGACAGCGCTCGACGCTTTGCGCATGGGAACGATCAACGGCGCGCAGGCGGTGCCGGCGTGGCGCGGCAAAATCGGCAAGATTGCGAAGGGCTACCGCGCCGATCTCGTCATTCTGCGACCGAACCTGCGGCTGACGCCAGCGGCGGACGTTGTCAATCAACTGGTTTTCTGTGAGAGCGGTCAGTCGGTGGATACCGTGATGGTGGACGGCAAAATTGTCGTCAAGGACGGCCGCCTGCTCTCCATGCGTGAAGAAGAAGTTATGCGCAAGGTGCTGCCGATCAGCAGGAGAATGCAGCGCCATTACCGCGCGCTGGTCCACCAAGAGCCGCCGCAGAGCGAATCGACCGTGCGGCAACTTTATCGAAAGGCGTTTGATGTATAG
- a CDS encoding M20/M25/M40 family metallo-hydrolase codes for MALSAQEQRVLELIDEKELIDLAVAMGNITAPSGYEQPMADFVLRWLNDNGFERSFQQPICEGRSNTIAILNGQGGGHNLIFNSHMDSEQGMPMRLDEAPPPGPTARVDYNKRRIFGLAVQNDRGPMAAFMIATKAIKQSGVKLNGDIIMTMVVGEIGMGPVDEFRGARFIGKGFGSRHAVTHGVNGDFALIAETTDFGVTWIEAGAAYFKITLEGRGFYTPRIPPRGAVKENPNALIKMIPVIEAIEKWAVEYEHKYTIDYPVGKMVPKVSIGAIRAGAPYKPSTTPRSCSIYVDVRVPPPISFSQVEKELKQVVAAVGLGGTVECFMARKGYEGKNVEPLVDAIRAAHAAVRGSQPPPVDTPETSMWRDINIFNEVGIPAATFGMSRKSAPDAAERFVEIQDIVDAAKMYALVALKICG; via the coding sequence ATGGCGTTGAGCGCGCAAGAGCAGCGAGTACTTGAACTAATCGACGAGAAGGAACTGATCGATCTGGCCGTAGCCATGGGCAACATCACGGCACCGTCGGGCTACGAGCAGCCGATGGCGGACTTTGTGCTGCGCTGGCTGAACGACAACGGTTTCGAGCGATCGTTTCAGCAGCCGATCTGCGAGGGCCGCTCGAACACGATCGCGATTCTCAACGGCCAAGGCGGCGGGCATAATTTGATTTTCAACAGCCACATGGATTCCGAGCAGGGCATGCCGATGCGCTTGGACGAAGCGCCGCCGCCGGGGCCGACGGCGCGGGTCGATTACAATAAGCGGCGCATCTTCGGCCTGGCGGTGCAGAACGATCGCGGCCCGATGGCAGCTTTCATGATCGCCACCAAAGCGATCAAGCAAAGCGGCGTGAAACTGAACGGCGACATTATCATGACCATGGTCGTCGGCGAGATTGGCATGGGACCGGTGGACGAATTTCGCGGCGCGCGGTTTATCGGCAAGGGTTTCGGCAGCCGCCACGCGGTGACGCATGGCGTGAACGGCGATTTCGCCTTAATTGCCGAGACCACCGATTTCGGCGTGACGTGGATCGAGGCGGGTGCGGCCTATTTCAAAATCACCCTCGAAGGGCGCGGGTTCTACACCCCGCGCATCCCGCCGCGCGGCGCCGTCAAAGAGAATCCTAACGCGCTGATCAAAATGATACCGGTCATTGAAGCGATCGAAAAATGGGCGGTGGAGTATGAGCACAAATATACAATCGATTACCCGGTCGGGAAAATGGTGCCGAAGGTGAGCATCGGCGCGATTCGCGCCGGCGCTCCCTATAAGCCGAGCACGACGCCGCGCAGCTGCAGCATCTACGTCGACGTGCGCGTGCCGCCGCCGATTTCTTTTTCTCAGGTGGAGAAGGAGTTGAAGCAGGTCGTCGCCGCCGTCGGACTCGGCGGCACCGTCGAGTGTTTCATGGCGCGCAAAGGCTACGAAGGGAAGAACGTCGAGCCGCTGGTCGACGCGATCCGTGCCGCCCATGCGGCGGTGCGCGGCAGCCAGCCGCCGCCGGTGGATACGCCGGAGACGAGCATGTGGCGCGACATTAATATATTTAACGAAGTCGGTATTCCCGCCGCGACCTTTGGGATGTCGCGCAAAAGCGCACCGGATGCAGCCGAGCGGTTCGTCGAGATTCAAGACATCGTCGACGCCGCAAAGATGTACGCACTGGTGGCGCTTAAGATTTGTGGCTGA